The following proteins come from a genomic window of Paenibacillus spongiae:
- a CDS encoding methyl-accepting chemotaxis protein, whose product MAKSRRGLKLTIRSKLLLVSLLMLLIPVSVLGIISYNVAKSESDELIKKDLSNTVKMGLEITAVYEAAVEKGTMSEKEAQEEVKQILLGLKTGDTRTINPHIDLGKHGYFYVIDTKGTLLAHPLLEGQNIMDKKTSSGFYYIQDLVKKAQDGGGFTTYDWPLPDSTKEAEKITYAEISPKWGWIVAGGSYMQDYTSGQTRILNTILITLISCWAVGGLIITLFSLHISRPLRKLADHAGQLATGDLRTEELRVRNKDEIGELAVSFTSMNGSLREMASGLLTGADSLSSASIDLNASIDQTTQATNAISVSVENVVASSSAQEKRIKDSAIAMEEMSVGIQRVASTSSTAYDASTLTLKEAEQGNRLIVQSAEQMNTVRATVGDIASIVAALGKRSQEIGEIVSVMTDISTQTNLLALNASIEAARAGEQGKGFAVVAGEVRKLAERSRESAQQVADLIITIQGNIEQAAAAMDKGEHEVVQGVESIEHSGEAFRRILIATRSVVSQVQEASAAAEQMTAGSQEIAAALQEVRHVSVQASQLAQQISASTEEQLASMEEISASAQSLRSMSNDMQSLAHRFKL is encoded by the coding sequence ATGGCGAAATCAAGGCGCGGATTAAAACTGACGATACGATCCAAGCTGCTGCTTGTATCCTTATTAATGCTTCTTATACCGGTATCCGTATTGGGCATCATCAGCTATAATGTCGCAAAATCCGAATCCGATGAATTGATTAAGAAAGATTTGAGCAACACGGTGAAGATGGGCCTCGAAATAACGGCGGTCTATGAGGCCGCGGTCGAGAAGGGAACGATGTCGGAGAAGGAAGCTCAGGAGGAAGTCAAACAGATTTTGCTTGGGCTGAAGACCGGAGATACCCGCACCATTAATCCTCATATCGATCTCGGAAAGCACGGATACTTCTATGTCATCGATACGAAGGGAACCTTGCTCGCCCACCCTCTGCTTGAAGGGCAGAACATCATGGACAAGAAGACGAGCAGCGGATTCTATTACATACAGGATTTAGTGAAAAAGGCGCAGGACGGCGGGGGCTTCACAACATACGACTGGCCGCTGCCGGATTCGACGAAGGAAGCCGAGAAAATTACATACGCCGAGATCAGCCCGAAGTGGGGCTGGATTGTGGCAGGCGGCTCTTATATGCAGGACTATACTTCAGGGCAGACCCGCATTCTGAATACGATCCTCATTACGTTAATCAGCTGCTGGGCTGTCGGCGGACTTATCATTACCTTATTCAGCCTGCATATCTCGAGACCGCTTCGCAAGCTTGCCGATCATGCCGGGCAGCTCGCTACCGGCGATCTGCGTACGGAAGAGCTTCGCGTGCGCAACAAGGATGAAATCGGAGAGCTCGCCGTTTCATTCACATCGATGAATGGAAGCTTGCGGGAGATGGCATCCGGGCTGTTAACGGGCGCGGATTCGCTCTCGTCCGCTTCCATCGATCTGAATGCCTCCATCGATCAAACGACTCAAGCGACGAATGCGATCTCCGTTTCCGTCGAGAACGTGGTCGCCAGCAGCTCCGCGCAAGAAAAGCGGATCAAAGATAGCGCAATTGCCATGGAAGAAATGTCGGTCGGCATTCAACGCGTCGCGTCCACCTCGTCGACCGCCTACGACGCTTCGACGCTGACCTTGAAGGAAGCGGAACAAGGGAACCGTCTCATCGTCCAATCCGCGGAGCAGATGAATACGGTACGGGCAACCGTCGGCGACATCGCCTCCATTGTAGCCGCGCTTGGCAAACGCTCGCAGGAAATTGGCGAGATTGTATCGGTCATGACCGATATATCAACGCAAACCAACCTGCTTGCCTTGAATGCCTCCATCGAGGCTGCACGGGCGGGCGAGCAAGGCAAAGGGTTCGCGGTCGTTGCCGGAGAAGTGCGGAAGCTGGCGGAGCGTTCCCGCGAATCGGCTCAACAGGTTGCCGATCTCATTATTACGATCCAGGGGAATATCGAACAGGCGGCTGCCGCAATGGACAAGGGCGAGCACGAAGTGGTCCAGGGGGTTGAATCGATCGAGCATAGCGGAGAAGCGTTCCGGCGGATTCTAATCGCGACCCGAAGCGTTGTGAGTCAAGTTCAGGAGGCTTCCGCGGCGGCGGAACAGATGACAGCCGGCTCGCAGGAAATCGCCGCCGCTCTGCAGGAGGTACGCCACGTCTCCGTTCAAGCCAGTCAGCTGGCACAGCAGATTTCGGCTTCGACCGAAGAACAGCTGGCTTCCATGGAAGAGATCAGCGCCTCGGCTCAATCTCTGCGTTCCATGTCGAATGATATGCAGTCGTTAGCTCACCGATTCAAGCTGTAA